In Phoenix dactylifera cultivar Barhee BC4 unplaced genomic scaffold, palm_55x_up_171113_PBpolish2nd_filt_p 000438F, whole genome shotgun sequence, the following proteins share a genomic window:
- the LOC103722769 gene encoding F-box protein At3g12350 isoform X2 — MASPPPTSFSDFPEDVQLNVLSFLSPAEVSAFACTSRRFAALCSASTSDSPVWLVMCDRRWGSKTLIRSWASGGGGGRVPYARLYRTLDRWESLIGFWRRIGQGTPGTPPLVFFEWGPSYITGSRVSPSAETGTYGVLKVPFLWLGLSAHGDPVSFLHPGSRFESPGEFFSSASGPSSDSDLVPVTVSFMGCNHFVVEENRSFYAEARGGDSGVLDEVAEIESTSPPDRLMSEIYQYFANRMSPGGDRASRRQRKKEREKLGRRRLWEAEHFVKIVNYQPTPSRPLQGLWKGICEDNVLDFYLVSYDDVGGITCRRVGDAGELFAGYSPVFWTSNTTFLESPFSKEEQDLYSSREHIRAVASNWSNMDREVVSRILCINSSYDLVIPDLSGSSGDPRNVEGRIWEYEDGTFGFGFFRNNFIIDLKHITLNGIRMLSLPAMLKPT, encoded by the exons ATGGCATCGCCACCGCCGACCTCGTTCTCCGACTTCCCAGAGGACGTGCAGCTCAACGtgctctccttcctctctcctgCCGAGGTCTCCGCCTTCGCCTGCACCTCCCGTCGCTTCGCCGCCCTATGCAGCGCCTCCACCTCCGACAGCCCCGTCTGGCTCGTCATGTGCGACCGCCGGTGGGGCTCTAAGACCCTGATTCGCTCCTGGGcctccggcggcggcggcggccgcgtCCCCTACGCCCGCCTCTATCGCACCCTCGACCGTTGGGAGAGCCTCATCGGCTTCTGGCGCCGCATCGGCCAGGGCACTCCTGGCACCCCGCCCCTCGTCTTCTTCGAGTGGGGGCCCTCCTACATCACCGGATCCCGCGTCTCCCCCTCCGCCGAGACCGGTACGTACGGCGTCCTCAAGGTTCCCTTCCTCTGGCTGGGCCTTTCTGCCCATGGCGATCCCGTGAGCTTCCTCCACCCGGGATCCCGGTTCGAGTCACCGGGAGAATTCTTCAGTTCGGCTTCAGGGCCGTCGTCGGATTCCGATTTGGTGCCGGTGACCGTTAGTTTTATGGGCTGcaaccattttgttgtggaggaGAACCGTAGCTTCTACGCTGAGGCTCGGGGTGGCGATTCAGGGGTTTTGGATGAGGTGGCAGAGATCGAGAGTACATCACCGCCGGACCGATTGATGTCGGAGATCTACCAGTACTTTGCCAACCGGATGAGCCCGGGCGGTGACAGGGCTTCCAGAAGgcagaggaagaaggaaagggagaaGCTTGGAAGGAGGAGACTATGGGAAGCTGAGCATTTCGTGAAGATTGTCAACTATCAACCCACCCCTTCACGGCCTTTGCAAGGCTTATGGAAG GGGATTTGTGAGGACAATGTCCTGGATTTTTACCTTGTTTCATATGATGATGTCGGTGGAATAACTTGTAGACGTGTTGGTGATGCGGGGGAGCTATTCGCTGGTTATTCCCCTGTTTTCTGGACTTCAAACACCACATTTCTTGAATCCCCATTTTCTAAAGAGGAACAGGATCTGTATAGTAGCCGTGAGCACATACGTGCAGTGGCTTCGAATTGGAGCAACATGGACAGGGAAGTGGTCTCACGCATTCTCTGTATCAACTCCAGTTATGACCTGGTGATTCCAGATCTATCTGGTTCTTCTGGTGATCCAAGAAATGTGGAGGGAAGGATATGGGAGTATGAAGATGGGACtttcgggttcgggtttttTCGGAACAACTTTATCATTGACCTGAAGCATATAACTTTAAATGG GATAAGGATGCTTTCTTTGCCGGCTATGCTGAAGCCCACATGA
- the LOC103722769 gene encoding F-box protein At3g12350 isoform X4 has product MASPPPTSFSDFPEDVQLNVLSFLSPAEVSAFACTSRRFAALCSASTSDSPVWLVMCDRRWGSKTLIRSWASGGGGGRVPYARLYRTLDRWESLIGFWRRIGQGTPGTPPLVFFEWGPSYITGSRVSPSAETGTYGVLKVPFLWLGLSAHGDPVSFLHPGSRFESPGEFFSSASGPSSDSDLVPVTVSFMGCNHFVVEENRSFYAEARGGDSGVLDEVAEIESTSPPDRLMSEIYQYFANRMSPGGDRASRRQRKKEREKLGRRRLWEAEHFVKIVNYQPTPSRPLQGLWKDKDAFFAGYAEAHMSWNYLCLH; this is encoded by the exons ATGGCATCGCCACCGCCGACCTCGTTCTCCGACTTCCCAGAGGACGTGCAGCTCAACGtgctctccttcctctctcctgCCGAGGTCTCCGCCTTCGCCTGCACCTCCCGTCGCTTCGCCGCCCTATGCAGCGCCTCCACCTCCGACAGCCCCGTCTGGCTCGTCATGTGCGACCGCCGGTGGGGCTCTAAGACCCTGATTCGCTCCTGGGcctccggcggcggcggcggccgcgtCCCCTACGCCCGCCTCTATCGCACCCTCGACCGTTGGGAGAGCCTCATCGGCTTCTGGCGCCGCATCGGCCAGGGCACTCCTGGCACCCCGCCCCTCGTCTTCTTCGAGTGGGGGCCCTCCTACATCACCGGATCCCGCGTCTCCCCCTCCGCCGAGACCGGTACGTACGGCGTCCTCAAGGTTCCCTTCCTCTGGCTGGGCCTTTCTGCCCATGGCGATCCCGTGAGCTTCCTCCACCCGGGATCCCGGTTCGAGTCACCGGGAGAATTCTTCAGTTCGGCTTCAGGGCCGTCGTCGGATTCCGATTTGGTGCCGGTGACCGTTAGTTTTATGGGCTGcaaccattttgttgtggaggaGAACCGTAGCTTCTACGCTGAGGCTCGGGGTGGCGATTCAGGGGTTTTGGATGAGGTGGCAGAGATCGAGAGTACATCACCGCCGGACCGATTGATGTCGGAGATCTACCAGTACTTTGCCAACCGGATGAGCCCGGGCGGTGACAGGGCTTCCAGAAGgcagaggaagaaggaaagggagaaGCTTGGAAGGAGGAGACTATGGGAAGCTGAGCATTTCGTGAAGATTGTCAACTATCAACCCACCCCTTCACGGCCTTTGCAAGGCTTATGGAAG GATAAGGATGCTTTCTTTGCCGGCTATGCTGAAGCCCACATGAGTTGGAATTATCTATGCCTGCATTAG
- the LOC103722769 gene encoding F-box protein At3g12350 isoform X1 encodes MASPPPTSFSDFPEDVQLNVLSFLSPAEVSAFACTSRRFAALCSASTSDSPVWLVMCDRRWGSKTLIRSWASGGGGGRVPYARLYRTLDRWESLIGFWRRIGQGTPGTPPLVFFEWGPSYITGSRVSPSAETGTYGVLKVPFLWLGLSAHGDPVSFLHPGSRFESPGEFFSSASGPSSDSDLVPVTVSFMGCNHFVVEENRSFYAEARGGDSGVLDEVAEIESTSPPDRLMSEIYQYFANRMSPGGDRASRRQRKKEREKLGRRRLWEAEHFVKIVNYQPTPSRPLQGLWKGICEDNVLDFYLVSYDDVGGITCRRVGDAGELFAGYSPVFWTSNTTFLESPFSKEEQDLYSSREHIRAVASNWSNMDREVVSRILCINSSYDLVIPDLSGSSGDPRNVEGRIWEYEDGTFGFGFFRNNFIIDLKHITLNGKLPWKGKSILCVWSNFSTRTGFSTRTTWCN; translated from the exons ATGGCATCGCCACCGCCGACCTCGTTCTCCGACTTCCCAGAGGACGTGCAGCTCAACGtgctctccttcctctctcctgCCGAGGTCTCCGCCTTCGCCTGCACCTCCCGTCGCTTCGCCGCCCTATGCAGCGCCTCCACCTCCGACAGCCCCGTCTGGCTCGTCATGTGCGACCGCCGGTGGGGCTCTAAGACCCTGATTCGCTCCTGGGcctccggcggcggcggcggccgcgtCCCCTACGCCCGCCTCTATCGCACCCTCGACCGTTGGGAGAGCCTCATCGGCTTCTGGCGCCGCATCGGCCAGGGCACTCCTGGCACCCCGCCCCTCGTCTTCTTCGAGTGGGGGCCCTCCTACATCACCGGATCCCGCGTCTCCCCCTCCGCCGAGACCGGTACGTACGGCGTCCTCAAGGTTCCCTTCCTCTGGCTGGGCCTTTCTGCCCATGGCGATCCCGTGAGCTTCCTCCACCCGGGATCCCGGTTCGAGTCACCGGGAGAATTCTTCAGTTCGGCTTCAGGGCCGTCGTCGGATTCCGATTTGGTGCCGGTGACCGTTAGTTTTATGGGCTGcaaccattttgttgtggaggaGAACCGTAGCTTCTACGCTGAGGCTCGGGGTGGCGATTCAGGGGTTTTGGATGAGGTGGCAGAGATCGAGAGTACATCACCGCCGGACCGATTGATGTCGGAGATCTACCAGTACTTTGCCAACCGGATGAGCCCGGGCGGTGACAGGGCTTCCAGAAGgcagaggaagaaggaaagggagaaGCTTGGAAGGAGGAGACTATGGGAAGCTGAGCATTTCGTGAAGATTGTCAACTATCAACCCACCCCTTCACGGCCTTTGCAAGGCTTATGGAAG GGGATTTGTGAGGACAATGTCCTGGATTTTTACCTTGTTTCATATGATGATGTCGGTGGAATAACTTGTAGACGTGTTGGTGATGCGGGGGAGCTATTCGCTGGTTATTCCCCTGTTTTCTGGACTTCAAACACCACATTTCTTGAATCCCCATTTTCTAAAGAGGAACAGGATCTGTATAGTAGCCGTGAGCACATACGTGCAGTGGCTTCGAATTGGAGCAACATGGACAGGGAAGTGGTCTCACGCATTCTCTGTATCAACTCCAGTTATGACCTGGTGATTCCAGATCTATCTGGTTCTTCTGGTGATCCAAGAAATGTGGAGGGAAGGATATGGGAGTATGAAGATGGGACtttcgggttcgggtttttTCGGAACAACTTTATCATTGACCTGAAGCATATAACTTTAAATGG